The Naumovozyma dairenensis CBS 421 chromosome 8, complete genome genomic sequence AAGTGACAAAACAATGACATCTATCCTTTTATTTCACCCATCTATGTTTTTGTATATTAGTGTTTAcctattttcttttcatcaaCCCatcatataaaaatatgttatatatctttatatatCTAATATGTACTTTAAAAAGAAGTACTTTCAAGTATATTTTATGATAACATTCTATTTATCACACTATAAATGACCTTTCCCAATGCCAATTGTTTTTTCGCGCTCTTAATAAGTTTTGAGACGTTGACGGTGGTGAGTCTGCTCAACTGCAGCAGCATAAGCGTTATAGACGTTAAtgttgaaattttgaaactCTAATAGTCTATAATCTGGAGTTGTAAAacataaatatttaaatctaaaaaaataagtaaGACATGAAGCGGTTCACAAAGAAGCAATATCCATCCAAACTATATTATGTCTACAAATGTCTATGAACAATTACCTTTAACTCCGCCTGTCTTAGAGCCTGAAATAGAATCAAGCCCCACATTAACAACatggaaagaaaaattacgAGATTTGCGGTACCTTACCTTCCTATTCGTTGGGATTGGTCTTCTATGGCCATGGAATTGTATCCTTAGCGcatcattatatttcaaaacgataatattcaaagaaacCACCATATGGGCAAAAATATTCGCAAGTTCCATGATGACTACTTCAACGATCTCTTCTATGCTATTTAACGTTTGGTTAGCAAGACGACAACATAGTTATTCTCGCCGTGTCGTCAGAGGCCTAGTATGGGAAGTGATAGCATTTGTCCTGTTGACTATAATATCATTGATTCATAATATCCTACCATTATGGTTCAGttttataaatatcatGCTATTGGTATCAATTAGTTCAATTGCCACTGCCATGACTCAGAATGGTATTATGGCCATTGCGAACGTTTATGGTGGTGAATTTAGCCAAAGTGTGGTGATGGGACAAGCGGTCGCTGGTGTTTTACCATCTGTAGTACTTTTATTTGTCGCCTTCGTCAGTCCCGACAATGATGGCTCTTCATCGTCTACAGGAGGAATACTTTTCTATTTCCTAACCACAGCGATCGTATCCATAATTTGTATTTGCTTATACAAAGTAAGTAATGTGGATCAAAAGCTAGTACTAATAGCAGAAGGGTCCCCAAATTTAGAAAACAAAACGGAAATCCCATTCAATGTCTTATTTAAGAAACTTAAATGGCTCGTATGTTCAATTTTCATGACGTTCATGGTAACATTGATATTCCCCGTGTTTGCATCAACCATATCTGTCACAAGACTGCCAATAACCAATTCACAATATATCCCGCTTATTTTTACTGTTTGGAATTTAGGAGATTTATACGGTAGAGTGATTGCTGATCTGCCCACGTTTCGAGATCCCAATTTTACTCCTTTGagaatattcatttattctAATTTGCGTATTATTATGGTGCcgatttttttctattttgcACATTATTACAAAGATACAAAATCAAGAACTATCTTTTTCGATATGGGATATATTCTTTTGCAATTTATATTTGGAGTGACGAATGGACATGTCATATCGATTAGTTTTATGAAGGTTCCAGAAACTGTGGATACTGAGGAGGAAAAGGAAGCAGCAGGCGGGTTTACAAATATATTCGTCGCGACAGGATTGGCTGCTGGTAGTATATTGAGTTATATGGTAGTATTTATGATTTAATTATGTATTCTTCTCAACCTTTCATGAACTTCAAGCACTATCATTTACAGGGGATTCACGTTATATAAAGTGACATCAACAGTTCGTATCTTGTCTGTGTCCTACTCATATATCTCACGTTTTTTTCCAGTCTTAAAGTTGTTTTCTTGAGAGGTTAATTTTGGTTTTCTGTTAGCAATTAATTTCGTAGCAACCCAAATATGTTTAAACTAAGGATGGAGGACCCTCTTAATTAACCAAATTTATTCGGTTTACTGACACAATACGGTGGACTGTCACAGAACTCATATCCAAACGAACGAACGCCATAAATTTCTATGGGGACGTGTAACGCGATTGCCTTGTTTTGATCTTCGCGAAGTATAACGACACGTTTATTTCCCGCTCGTTTTTTAACATTTGCGTTCAGCGTTAATAATGGTCTTCCTTCCTCTGGCAGCATTGAAATGTTACAGCTGCATGAaccattgaagaaacaacaacatcaatTGAAGCAAGTAGTTTTAGTCATAGTTTTTGACAAAACCCAGTGAAGGCTCGAAGACATCCAAGAATACACTACACTAGTACAAAACCTCGAAGATGTCATCCTCTACAGGGTTTAGCTCTGCAGAGAAAAAATCTAAAGCAAAATTAAGACAAGAAGTAGATGAAATACCAAGTGACAACGAAGACAAAGAAGTTATCCTTAACGAAAAGGAAGATCTATCTAAAGTGAAACCCATCCTTACaccaaagaagaaatgtaATGTGTTATTACGTTTGGAATCCATCTTAATGCCATTGATCTTTACCGGGTTGGCAATCTTCATCAGAATGTACAAAATCGGCGCCAATGACCGTGTCGTTTGGGATGAAGCACATTTCGGTAAGTTTGGATCATATTATTTAAGACATGAATTCTATCATGATGTTCATCCTCCATTAGGTAAGATGTTAGTGGGACTTTCAGGCTATTTAGCAGGTTACAATGGATcctttgattttgattcaGGTGAAAAATACCCTGACTATGTAGATTTTGTCAAGATGAGAATCTTTAATGCTGCGTTTTCTGCTATGTGTGTCCCTGTAGCTTATTACACTGGTAAAGCTATTGGATTTTCTTTACCATCCGTTTGGTTCTTTACTGTGTTAGTTCTTTGTGAAAATTCTTACACCACTTTGGGGAGATTCATTTTATTGGATTCcatgttattattctttaCCGTGGCATCATATATGTGTTTCGTCATTTTCCAtaatcaaaaaaagaaaccatTCTCTAGAAAATGGTGGAAATGGTTGATACTAACAGGTATCAGTCTGGGATGTGCCATTTCAGTTAAGATGGTTGGTTTATTCGTCATTACTTTAGTCGGAATTTACACTGTCGTGGATTTATGGAACTTCTTAGGTGATAAATCTATGTCTTGGAAAACTTACATTTTCCATTGGTTAGCTAGAATTGCCTGTCTAATCATTAT encodes the following:
- the FUN26 gene encoding nucleoside transmembrane transporter FUN26 (similar to Saccharomyces cerevisiae FUN26 (YAL022C); ancestral locus Anc_7.77), producing the protein MSTNVYEQLPLTPPVLEPEIESSPTLTTWKEKLRDLRYLTFLFVGIGLLWPWNCILSASLYFKTIIFKETTIWAKIFASSMMTTSTISSMLFNVWLARRQHSYSRRVVRGLVWEVIAFVLLTIISLIHNILPLWFSFINIMLLVSISSIATAMTQNGIMAIANVYGGEFSQSVVMGQAVAGVLPSVVLLFVAFVSPDNDGSSSSTGGILFYFLTTAIVSIICICLYKVSNVDQKLVLIAEGSPNLENKTEIPFNVLFKKLKWLVCSIFMTFMVTLIFPVFASTISVTRLPITNSQYIPLIFTVWNLGDLYGRVIADLPTFRDPNFTPLRIFIYSNLRIIMVPIFFYFAHYYKDTKSRTIFFDMGYILLQFIFGVTNGHVISISFMKVPETVDTEEEKEAAGGFTNIFVATGLAAGSILSYMVVFMI